In Chrysiogenia bacterium, one DNA window encodes the following:
- a CDS encoding ferredoxin:thioredoxin reductase: protein MAASDNPGLRRRPREQALAQVTRMAEAYVARGPYVFYPDEVRVRNILKGLAKNKEKHGLAYCPCQSEEEVLACGRRWVCPCTPHGEDIARQGYCDCALFASEEFVREYREKKR from the coding sequence ATGGCAGCCAGCGACAACCCGGGGCTTCGGCGCAGGCCGCGCGAGCAGGCGCTCGCGCAGGTGACCCGCATGGCCGAGGCCTACGTCGCGCGCGGGCCCTACGTTTTCTATCCCGATGAGGTTCGCGTCCGAAACATCCTCAAGGGACTGGCAAAGAACAAGGAGAAACACGGCCTAGCCTACTGTCCCTGTCAGAGCGAAGAAGAAGTCCTGGCCTGCGGTCGCAGGTGGGTGTGTCCATGCACGCCCCACGGCGAAGACATCGCGCGGCAGGGCTACTGCGACTGCGCGCTCTTTGCCAGTGAAGAATTCGTTCGGGAATATCGGGAAAAGAAGCGCTAG